The Macaca nemestrina isolate mMacNem1 chromosome 1, mMacNem.hap1, whole genome shotgun sequence genome contains the following window.
GGGAAGTGCTGGCTGCCTATCTCTGTGGCCTTTAAGTATTTGCAGCTCAGACACAGCCCAGCATACTCCCAGTTCCCCCAAGTGGTGATTCCTCCCAATCTGTGAAAGAAGGGAGCCCCCTCCATTTCGCACCTTCTCAGGGTTCCCAGGGGCCTCTGAGCAGCTTCTGAAGCTCTGTAGCCCCGACTGACACCCCCTGGAAATTGCTTAATGCTTTCAGCCTGAGGAAACTCAAATCAGCCAGTCAGTCAATCCTGAACTACCCTGGAAGAGCAGAGGAGTGGCTCACAGTCTCAAAACCTGGATGGTCTAAAATATGAGTAACTTTTCTGTTAAGCATCCCCTGCCCCAGACCTTCTGAGACACGAAGAGGCTGCTGCAGCTTAATTCTCCACCTTCCTCCTCCAGGGCCAGGACAAAAGAGAGCAGGAGCTGGTGGTGGAGGTAAAAGAAAACCTCCTCTGAGCCGGCTTAGGGCAGCCCCGCTGCAGGAGACGACTGTTCTTCCAAGACCTACTTTAAcaaatgtttagttttattttacttttatttttatatattttttgagacagggtctcactctgccacccaggctcgagtgcagtggcatgatctcagctcaaggcaacctctgcttcccaggctcaagtgatcctcccacttcagcctcccaagaagttgggaccacagacacacaccatcacgcctggctaatttttgtatcttttgtagagatgggattttgccacattgcccgggctggtcttcaactcctgggctcaagcaatcctcctacctgggcctcctaaagtgctgggattacaggcatggactgCAAGTAGTACAAGATGTACTTTAGAGCAGTTCCTGGGCCGGGAGCTTTCCCTGTATTATTTTGTTAGTTCTCACAGTATCGTCTTGAGGCTGGCATGgcaaacccattttacagatgcaggtATTGAGGATCAGAGAATTTAAGAAAATGTCcttcaagttcaaagttcaaaGATGGAGCACAGTTGATTGGTGTGGGTGGAGACAGGGTTGGAGGCAAGCCTGATGCTGGGTCCTGGCCTCCACTGCCTCAGGGGAGTGGAGAGAGTATAGCATGCAAGGCAGTAAGGCTGGattcaagcacttttttttttttttttttttttttagacagagtctcactttgtcacccaagctggagtgcagtagctcgaccttggttcactacaacctccacctcccgggttcaagtgattctcttgcctcagtctcttgagtagctgggattataggtgtgtaccaccatgcccaactaatttttgtatttttagtagagacggggtttcaccatattggtcaggctggtcttgaactcctgacctcaagtgatgctcctacctcgattcccaaagtgttgggtttacagacataagccactctgcctggccttgGATTCAAGCACTTTTAACGAAAAGAGAAGGTCTTTGGATTTTGCCATGAAGGCAAATTTCGTTAAACTctttgagcctcagctttctcaccCGTAaaatagggttgttgtgaggatcacTGACGAGATGCATATAAAAGCATGCAGTGGAGAGCAGAGGCCCAGTGAACGTGGTGCCGCTGGATGGCCCCTCCAGCCAGCCTTGCCTCTTTCCCCGTGCGCTTGCAAGGACAGCTCTGTCCTATAGTCACAGAGGGGACAGACCCCAGCCCTAGGCAAATGCTGTGGCTTCTATGGTTGTTTCAACAACTCTACTATTGCAAATGGGACCTAGACTGGCATTCTCTTGTACATATTGATGAAGGCCCCAGATAGGGaggaataagaaaacaaaggacATTTTATTTATGATAGAAAGAGAAcccaacagaaaacaaaaatctacaGACAGGCTCAACAGGAGGGGAGATGTTTAAATAAACCTTGGTACGTTCACTCCATGGAATATTGTGCAACTATTGAAATGATGTTTACCCAGGATTTGTAATAACATGGGAAAATGCTTATTATaaaatgctaagtgaaaaaaggaagaaactgaattgTATATTTAGCATAATCACACCTAGGCAAAAATCAAGCCAAACAAAAACTTGGCACAGAAGAAAAAGACCAGAGGGACACATGGCACAGTAGGGGGTATCTTTGAGTGGCAAAATTAGGGAGATTTTTAAtacctttctctattttttttttctgtaatgggCATGGTTGGTTTAAAGTGGAAAGCGacccaaatttaatttttttttgtttgtttttctgaagaaGAAAGAATTCCTATTGGAAAAGCAAGAAGCCGAGTGACACAGATGTCACTCTGAGGCTAAGGGCAGGAGGCCAACAGACCCCAGGTTATTAAGTAAAGTCAAGTAGAAATCTGAGACTCTGGCCCCATGAAGTCATCTCAGCTGCACACCTGAGTATAGGGTCTGCAACATTTTGGTAAGGACGCTGGCTCTCGCTCCTATATGTTGTAAATGTAGGTGTAATTGAGATTTTTTCCCTTACACCAAAGGCTAAACCAGAATAGCTGGGCCCCTGTCCTTCTTCCTATCCCAAGATGGTGCTCCTTGGAAGCAGCCGTGCTCTCCCTGGTGGGCACAACAAAGTCCTTCTGGCAGCAAGGCCACCGTTCTGGTTCCCAGAGCCAGTCCTGGTCTATGCATCTCCCAGATTTCCATTCAGGTCCCTGTTCAAATGTCATCCTATCAGGGAGGCCTGATTACATGATTTAAAAGAGCAACCCCTTTCCTCCGGCACTCATCATCCCATGTCCCTGCCTTGGTTTTCTCCTTAGTGTATATGCAGCCTAGGTACTAGGttcaatgtatttctttttaaaagtgtccATTTTCCTTTGCTAGAATGTGAGCTCCATTAAGGCAGGGATCTGCTGCatctccagcacctagaacaCTGCCCAGCccaaatattctgtaaatgtttatttCAGGAGTGAAAGAACATATcctgaccattttttttttttggtgtgtgtacATATTTAGTTTTATTGTAACAAAGCAACTTGTATACTTTTAATGTTTAAAACTGAGCATCATCTTTCCTTTCcagtgaaacaaaaagaaaacttaaaaataaacaggaacAAAATTACAATAGAGAATGTCAAGTCCAAATAAGATGCTACAGGTTCTGCTGATGCTCCCATTGAGTGGCAGGACTCAAGCCATCATTAggagagaatttatttttaaagtgtcgTCTTAAACTGCAAGGACCATTGTGCCCTCAGGGCGTCTTTCCAAGGTCTTGAGCTACCTTGTTCCACCCTGATGGCCCCGACCACATTCTTCCTGAAGCCCAGCTCTACAGCCCCAGGCCAGCACATCCGCTGTAATCCACAGGTAGTGACAGCCTGGGACACTGTGTTGCAACACTTATGAAGCCATTGTGAGGGCTTGCCAGGAGAAGATATGATGACTGATGAATGATTTTGCcaatggaaccaaaagagaggtGGATCAGATGGACTGTGTACTTCTCTTCCCAGCCCAGGCCCAAATCTCAGCTCCCCCTCTCATTACGAAGACCACACCCACCATGGGTTGGGGCCTGGAACACATTTGTCCGTCTTATCCCTGCAATCACTCCCCTAGTCTCTAACACAGGTATGCAATGGGCTTCGGAATGTTTTTCCAGAGTGGTCCTTGTTCCTCCTGGGCTTGGAACCTTTCCAGAACTTTACCTAGCTTGGGTGTTGCCTCGTCCTCTGCCTGGCCCTTCACTAGGGGTTGAAGGTTAGATCTGGGTCCACCTTCCCCCAGCTCCTATGTAGGGTTCTCCTCTCAAGCAAGTCCTTCCCCCAGTCCAGCAGCACAATGCTAGTGCCTCCTTTGAGTCTTGTCACTGAAGCCATTCTCCCCCAGCCCACAGGTCCCTTGGAGGTTCATGGCTAGTGTTGACACTGAGCTTGAATGTGACTTTGCCTGTGGACGGGGGTCACTCTCCCCAGAAGGCAGCCATGGCCCCAGCTGACTTTCCCTTCCTGGTCTCTGATTTAGGAATAAACTCAGCTGCTTCATCTTTCAAGGCCCAGGCCAGGGAAGTGGGGCAGGGGCATGGGCAATGGCACCCTGTGGCCTCTGAGCTGCCATTGGCAGAGCCTGGCGCCCGAGCCCAGACTAGGGATGGTGGCCTTTGGTGGTCCAGTGCAAGCTCTCCTCTTATGTCCATGCCAAcctctttttcatcttttgttcCAGTCCTGCTTCTTCCAACAAGACCCACGGCCTGGACCCCAACAGCATCAGTGGACACAGGCTCTAGTTGGCAACACCTGGGAAACTGGGAGGAGCTTTCTCTTGGGGGCTCTCATTTATCCCCAGGGCAGATAGGGACATGAATTGTCCTTCTCATTTTCAAGACAAGGACACTGAGGTCCAAAGCatccttattttcttccttgtcagGCTCTGCTCTGGTGTACCTCCCATCTCCCCTGGCTTCTGGCTGGGACCAAAAGCATCACTGCCTTCCCATCTTTCACTGTCTCCCTCAGAGGTGGAAAAAGGGCTGTGGCAATACACTGGGTCAggctctctcccttccctcctggaAGGACAGGTGCCTTCCTGAGGCTGGGGGTCTCCTTCATTCAGAGTTTATCAAACCCGATGTGAAAGGAGATCCAGTCTCTGGATGCTTCACTAGAATCTTCTAGTTCCTCGACTTGGTCATGGACCTGAAAATGTGAATGAGGCAAACCAGGTGACCGCACCTGGCACAAGGAGGGCAATTATGCTGTCACTCTGAAGTGCTGACTGGTGGTGGCTGCCCCAGCTTCCAGACTGGAAGATGGCTACAGATCTGGGAATGAGTGTAACGGTCAGTTAACATGGGCAGGGCCGAGGAGCAGGGTGGCGCTGGGATCACATAGTTTCTTCCCTTTGCTGAGACCTCCGTGTATCCTTAGCAGACCTTCACCAGAAGATAGCTTGGTACAATGGGTGCTTCTCTTTCTTCCaataaggagaaaaggaagatggGCTTTGGTACATTTTCTGGCAAGCAAGAATCTCCTAGGCTGGCCCCAGCTTCAGCTGTTCTACTTTTCAAACCACCACTCCCTCTGGCCAGGCTCCCTGGGGCTCCCTGGGCTCCTTCCTAGTCCTGTCCAAGTCACCTGCCTCCATCTTTCCCACCTGTGTGTCCCTGTGCTTCTGGGAACTGTGGAGGTGGGGCCCAGTGGCTGATGTTTACCAACAGGCACTGATGACTCAGAGAGCCAACCCCTCTCCAGGGCAACcagggaggggctgctggggtCAACTGGCTCCTAGAATTGTGATTGCAATAAGGCTATGCCCCCTACGCTTTGGTGGGGTCCTGGTGTATCCCCCCAAGAATTCAGAGTTGAAGCGAGGGTGGTCATCCCTGAAGACATGAATGCCTTCTGCCTTGAAACACAAGCTCCTGGTCCTCTTTTCTGCAGTGGGGCCTCTGCAGCCCAGGAAGGGTAAGACTCATCTGAGATCCATCCCTCTCTCCCCAGCCAGGGGAGGAGAAAGGACTGGAATTCACCTCTTGATGGCCACATTCCTGGGTTGCCTGGTGATTGCCTAGAAATGGCCTACAGAGATGGCTGGCGGTGGAGCCCTGTGGCCCCCAGCTTTGCATGAGGAGCTCAGTTGAGGGACTGCTAGACCCTGGTCTGAGGCAAATCGGGGGTGGGCAAGGTCAGGACAGTGGGCAGGAGGGTGCCCTGCGGGGCCGGGAAGCTCTGTAGCTCCTTGGGCACAAACCTGGGTGAGACAGAGTCTGCTAGGAAGCAGAGGGTGCTCCGGCGTCCCACGCAGTAGATGAGGTTGTCCACCACCGTGCACTGGAAGGCATCCGGGTAAGGCGTCCGGTACGTGGCACACTCGTACCAGAGCCGGGTGCTGGCGCTGCAGCGGTACACGGCGATACCCAAGCTGCGGTTGAGGTCAAAGCGGTAGAGAAAGCCATTGACCGCCACCATCTCGGCCGTGCGGTCCTTGCTGCCCCCGGTGGGGCAGGCCCACCATCGCTGCTCCTGCGCCGAGAAGCGGAGCAGCAGGAACCGCAGCGAGCCGCCGGTGACGAAGATCTCCTTGGCACACGCCGTGGCCGTGTGCGCCAGGGCGAACGTGTCACTGGGGAGCGGCGGGACAAAGTCCCAGCGGTCCAGGCGGGGGTCATAACGCTCCACCGAGTTCAGACACTCTCCGCCGATGGCGTACAGGTGCCCGTCCAGGGCCACCAGCCGGCAGTGCGGCCGGGCCTGGTTCAGCGGGCACACCTCGCTCCAGATCCCCGTAAGAGGGTTGTAGCAGAAGACGCGGCTGGAGGGCTGGTGCCCGGGGCCCTGGCAGCCGGACACCACGAAGAGATAATTGAAAAGACTGCAGATGGCACAGCCCCGGGACACGGCCTCGGGGGGCAGGCGAGCCAGCGGGCGCCAGACATCCTGCTCATCGTCATAGCAACAGAGGCCGCCCGAGTCTTCCTTGGGGCACACGTCAGCCACCACCAGGTACTGGCGGCCCTGGAGCCGGCGCTGCAAGATCAGCTCGCGCTCTGCCCCGCTCAGGCACCCGTAGATGTCCGGGCTGCGCAGCACCTGGAGGTAGTTTTCGCTCATCACCTTGTAGGCCGCCTCTTTCAGGGACTCCAGGTTGTGCCTCTTGGCCAAGGTCAGCACCTCATAGCAATTGCCCAGATCCAGGCGGACCTGTGGGGCTGAAGCAGGGGTGAGCGGTACATGGAAGAAATTAGTCCCGGCCACCAGGTGCACATGGGGCTCCCGGCTGCTTCTGTCTGAGTCCGGCAGGGCGCCCGGGTCTGGGCAGGGTGGAGCGGGGAGCCGGTAGCCATCTGGCTGCAGCTGCAACTCTGGGTTCTCCGCTATCTGCAGGAGGCTCTCCTTCCGGCTAAAACCTCGGTTGGAGGGCGACGGCCCTGAATGTGGGGAGGCGGCTCTTTCGGCTGCACCCTTTGTGTCACCGGCTTGGCCTCCCGAGGCTGCCCCTGTTCCCAGGGACCCTGGCGGTGTCCTAGGAGATGGAACCTCAGTCAGGGCTGCTGTCCTGGGAGCCagcctgccctggaagatggccTGAGACGTAGATTCCACGTAGTAATCGTACACCTTGCCTTTGAGCCTGGGCTCAACCCCCTCCACCTTCTGTATGAAATTCTCCTCCATTCGGACCCGGGCTATGGACGAGAAGGTATAGGAGGCGTTGGGGGCTCCCTCCTGCTGATGCAGGGTCAGGCCAACATCGGAGGCAGCCTGGAGAGCCCCAGGCTCTTCTCTGCTGACCCCTATCACACGGGTGAAGACCCAGCTCTGGTTCATGTCTCTGCTGCCTTGCAAGGGAGCCACGTGGTGACAGTGGGGAGGTTCCAGTTGCCCTAGCCCTGGATGCTCAGGGCGTTTGCCGTCCTGCCATGGAGCAGGCTCACCACCGGCACAGGTGCCGTCGGCTGCTGCAATGAGTCCAGCTGGGGAGCTGTGCGGTTCACTGCCCAAGCGGGGGAGATGGGGAGGGTCAGGGTTACCGCCAACAGCTGTTCTGGCTTCCTGGCCGCGGCAGCTAGGAGG
Protein-coding sequences here:
- the LOC105483130 gene encoding kelch domain-containing protein 7A isoform X1: MFPRGAEAQDWHLDMQLTGKVVLSAAALLLVTVAYRLYKSRPAPAQRWGGNAQAEAKEEAEGSGQPAAQEASPGALQRGPRRRRSSKGSEAPQGCSWENPRGPCVLVTGATSTDRKPQRKGSGEELGGQGSDSEQVPPSCRGQEARTAVGGNPDPPHLPRLGSEPHSSPAGLIAAADGTCAGGEPAPWQDGKRPEHPGLGQLEPPHCHHVAPLQGSRDMNQSWVFTRVIGVSREEPGALQAASDVGLTLHQQEGAPNASYTFSSIARVRMEENFIQKVEGVEPRLKGKVYDYYVESTSQAIFQGRLAPRTAALTEVPSPRTPPGSLGTGAASGGQAGDTKGAAERAASPHSGPSPSNRGFSRKESLLQIAENPELQLQPDGYRLPAPPCPDPGALPDSDRSSREPHVHLVAGTNFFHVPLTPASAPQVRLDLGNCYEVLTLAKRHNLESLKEAAYKVMSENYLQVLRSPDIYGCLSGAERELILQRRLQGRQYLVVADVCPKEDSGGLCCYDDEQDVWRPLARLPPEAVSRGCAICSLFNYLFVVSGCQGPGHQPSSRVFCYNPLTGIWSEVCPLNQARPHCRLVALDGHLYAIGGECLNSVERYDPRLDRWDFVPPLPSDTFALAHTATACAKEIFVTGGSLRFLLLRFSAQEQRWWACPTGGSKDRTAEMVAVNGFLYRFDLNRSLGIAVYRCSASTRLWYECATYRTPYPDAFQCTVVDNLIYCVGRRSTLCFLADSVSPRKRSTHCTKLSSGEGLLRIHGGLSKGKKLCDPSATLLLGPAHVN
- the LOC105483130 gene encoding kelch domain-containing protein 7A isoform X2; this translates as MFPRGAEAQDWHLDMQLTGKVVLSAAALLLVTVAYRLYKSRPAPAQRWGGNAQAEAKEEAEGSGQPAAQEASPGALQRGPRRRRSSKGSEAPQGCSWENPRGPCVLVTGATSTDRKPQRKGSGEELGGQGSDSEQVPPSCRGQEARTAVGGNPDPPHLPRLGSEPHSSPAGLIAAADGTCAGGEPAPWQDGKRPEHPGLGQLEPPHCHHVAPLQGSRDMNQSWVFTRVIGVSREEPGALQAASDVGLTLHQQEGAPNASYTFSSIARVRMEENFIQKVEGVEPRLKGKVYDYYVESTSQAIFQGRLAPRTAALTEVPSPRTPPGSLGTGAASGGQAGDTKGAAERAASPHSGPSPSNRGFSRKESLLQIAENPELQLQPDGYRLPAPPCPDPGALPDSDRSSREPHVHLVAGTNFFHVPLTPASAPQVRLDLGNCYEVLTLAKRHNLESLKEAAYKVMSENYLQVLRSPDIYGCLSGAERELILQRRLQGRQYLVVADVCPKEDSGGLCCYDDEQDVWRPLARLPPEAVSRGCAICSLFNYLFVVSGCQGPGHQPSSRVFCYNPLTGIWSEVCPLNQARPHCRLVALDGHLYAIGGECLNSVERYDPRLDRWDFVPPLPSDTFALAHTATACAKEIFVTGGSLRFLLLRFSAQEQRWWACPTGGSKDRTAEMVAVNGFLYRFDLNRSLGIAVYRCSASTRLWYECATYRTPYPDAFQCTVVDNLIYCVGRRSTLCFLADSVSPRFVPKELQSFPAPQGTLLPTVLTLPTPDLPQTRV